In a single window of the Nodularia spumigena CCY9414 genome:
- a CDS encoding aminotransferase class V-fold PLP-dependent enzyme: MTNISAAKTKLHQHRAQFPALGNKTYFNYGGQGPMAQGAMDAITQTQADIQHSGPFGNEAYAKVSQAKENLRDAIASQLQAPQESITLTEDVTVGCNIAMWGIDWRAGDHMLLSDCEHPGVIAASQEIARRFAVEVTTCPLQETLNTGDPVTVIAQHLRPNTRLVILSHVFWNTGQVLPLDKIVEVCRANNSLVLVDAAQSVGLLPLNLTELGADFYAFTGHKWLCGPAGVGGLFVRPEAREKLQPTFIGLRGIVVDSQGKPVNWQPDGRRYEVSTSATPLYVGLTQAIAIHQQWGTAQERYQQICRNSEYLWQQLGTLPGVQPLRTSPPESGIVSFQLNQPKSGVHFKLVQFLETQRILTRTIADPDCIRATVHYLTLESEIDQLIEGVQKFIQT, encoded by the coding sequence ATGACTAATATTTCGGCTGCAAAAACTAAATTACATCAACATCGCGCCCAATTTCCCGCTTTAGGGAATAAGACTTATTTTAATTATGGCGGACAAGGGCCGATGGCTCAAGGGGCGATGGATGCCATTACGCAAACTCAAGCTGACATCCAACACAGTGGCCCTTTTGGGAATGAAGCCTACGCCAAAGTTTCTCAAGCCAAGGAAAATCTCAGAGATGCGATCGCCTCCCAGTTGCAAGCACCACAAGAAAGCATTACCCTAACAGAAGATGTTACAGTTGGCTGCAATATTGCCATGTGGGGGATTGACTGGCGCGCTGGCGACCATATGCTACTTTCAGACTGTGAACACCCAGGAGTAATTGCTGCATCCCAGGAAATCGCCCGCAGATTTGCTGTAGAAGTTACCACCTGTCCCCTGCAAGAAACTTTAAATACAGGCGATCCCGTCACAGTCATTGCTCAACACTTACGCCCCAATACTCGCCTAGTAATTTTAAGTCATGTCTTTTGGAACACAGGACAAGTTTTACCACTTGACAAAATTGTTGAAGTATGCAGAGCTAATAATTCATTAGTTCTCGTAGATGCAGCCCAGTCTGTGGGATTATTACCTTTAAATTTAACCGAATTGGGGGCAGATTTTTATGCCTTCACAGGACACAAATGGTTATGTGGTCCTGCGGGTGTAGGTGGTTTATTCGTCCGTCCCGAAGCCAGAGAAAAATTACAGCCTACATTTATCGGCTTACGTGGGATTGTGGTAGATAGTCAAGGTAAACCAGTGAATTGGCAACCTGATGGACGAAGATATGAAGTATCAACATCCGCGACTCCATTGTATGTTGGTTTAACACAGGCGATCGCCATTCATCAGCAATGGGGAACCGCACAAGAACGTTATCAGCAAATCTGCCGTAACAGTGAGTATCTTTGGCAACAATTGGGGACATTACCCGGCGTTCAACCTCTGCGAACCTCTCCACCCGAAAGCGGGATAGTTTCCTTCCAACTCAATCAGCCAAAATCGGGAGTCCATTTCAAATTAGTGCAATTCTTAGAAACACAAAGAATATTAACGCGGACAATTGCCGATCCTGACTGTATCCGCGCCACCGTCCATTACTTAACTCTAGAATCAGAAATTGACCAATTAATAGAGGGTGTACAAAAGTTTATCCAGACGTAA
- a CDS encoding CPP1-like family protein, with product MSDQNPYEKLGVSEDASFDEIQDARNRQLEQYNGDAKSLELIEVAYDAILMDRLRMRQEGKIKVPERIRFPELRVQLPAKDSPTPRE from the coding sequence ATGAGCGATCAAAATCCCTACGAGAAACTTGGGGTATCAGAAGATGCTAGCTTCGATGAAATTCAGGATGCTCGTAATCGCCAATTGGAGCAATACAATGGCGATGCCAAGAGTCTAGAACTCATTGAAGTAGCTTACGATGCGATTTTAATGGATCGCCTACGGATGCGCCAGGAAGGTAAAATTAAAGTACCTGAACGGATCAGGTTTCCCGAATTGCGAGTGCAATTACCTGCAAAAGACAGTCCCACCCCTCGCGAGC
- a CDS encoding CusA/CzcA family heavy metal efflux RND transporter: MLNSILNQILKNSIAQRWFIVICAILVTVWGVFTVTQMPLDVFPEFAPPQVDIHTEATGLAPEEVESQITVPIESAVNGLPGVTTVRSSSKVGLSMVQVVFDQEADIYKARQSVTERLQQVTNQLPEGVHPPEISPLASPLGTILQYAFTVNGQGKTSLMDLRRLVDSTLSNQILSVPGVTQVTVYGGDERQEQVLVDPEKLRSLNVSLTEVTNAAKSANSNAPGGFLIGGGQELLVRGIGQVKSIADLQQSVVKVQDGKPILLKDVAEVKTGAALKRGDASFNGQPAVVMMINKQPDVDTPTVTKAVEAMLQSLQDTFPPDVQMARTFRQSNFIDTAIANVSSSLIQGIIIVSVIMLLFLMNWRTAVITLSAIPLSLLIGLMFMKAFGLGINTMTLGGLVVAIGSVVDDSIVDMENCYRGLRTNQAQGNPKHPFEVVYETSVQVRLAVIFSTVIIVVVFAPIFSLTGVEGNIFAPMGFAYLLSICASTLVAMTLSPALCTILLANQTLPQEGTFISRWAERLYSPLLNLSLRSPQIILGVALAALVAAFAIIPSLGRVFLPEFQEKSLVNSMVLFPGVSLDMTNRAGIALSSALKDNPLYEWVQVRAGRTPGDADGAGVSMAHVDVELSDRALEDREASIKQLRQEFNKLPGVASNIGGFISHRMDEVLSGVRSAIAVKIFGPDLTELRKIGEQVRDVIQPIAGVVDLQLEPQLPIRQVQIHYDRAAAATYGLSMEQLSNVVETALNGRVVSQVAENQQLIDISISLTEKARNSLDAIRAIPITTPTGQTIQLGVVAKVEYGMGANVVNREDVSRLIVVSANVAERDLGSVVGDIQSQIQQKIKLPNGYFIQYGGQFESEQRASNNLLVFSILAAIAIAVLMFFSVKSLPATIAIMLNLPLALVGGIISIALSGGVMSIASLIGFITLFGVAVRNGLLLVDNYNNKFAQGMPLKDVIVKGSLERVNAILMTALTSALGMLPLAIASGAGNEILQPLAIVVLGGLFTSTALTLLVIPALYAKFGKQLMPQQKSVLVNQK, encoded by the coding sequence ATGTTGAACTCCATTCTGAATCAGATTCTCAAAAACTCCATTGCCCAGCGTTGGTTTATAGTTATCTGTGCGATTCTAGTGACGGTGTGGGGAGTGTTCACTGTCACACAGATGCCACTGGACGTTTTTCCTGAATTTGCACCCCCCCAGGTGGATATTCACACCGAAGCGACTGGACTAGCTCCAGAGGAAGTGGAATCACAAATTACTGTGCCGATTGAGAGTGCGGTGAATGGTTTGCCGGGGGTAACTACGGTACGATCTTCCTCTAAAGTCGGGCTGTCTATGGTGCAGGTGGTGTTTGACCAGGAAGCCGACATTTATAAAGCTCGGCAATCAGTGACAGAACGACTCCAGCAGGTGACAAATCAGTTACCTGAAGGGGTGCATCCGCCGGAAATTTCGCCGTTAGCATCGCCATTAGGCACAATTTTACAGTATGCCTTTACTGTGAATGGGCAAGGGAAAACCTCGCTGATGGATTTGCGCCGTCTGGTGGATAGCACCCTGAGCAACCAAATTTTATCTGTGCCGGGAGTCACCCAAGTTACTGTTTACGGTGGGGATGAACGACAAGAACAAGTATTAGTTGATCCAGAAAAATTGCGATCGCTTAATGTTTCCCTGACCGAAGTGACTAATGCTGCTAAAAGCGCAAATTCTAACGCTCCTGGTGGATTTCTCATTGGTGGTGGTCAAGAACTTTTAGTACGCGGTATTGGGCAGGTAAAATCAATTGCAGACTTGCAGCAATCAGTGGTCAAGGTGCAAGATGGGAAACCGATTTTGCTCAAAGATGTGGCGGAAGTAAAAACGGGTGCAGCACTGAAGCGGGGAGACGCTAGTTTTAATGGGCAGCCGGCTGTGGTGATGATGATTAACAAACAGCCTGATGTCGATACTCCGACGGTGACAAAAGCAGTAGAAGCGATGCTGCAATCGTTGCAGGACACATTTCCCCCTGATGTGCAGATGGCGCGGACGTTCCGGCAGTCTAACTTTATTGATACTGCCATTGCCAATGTCAGCAGTTCCCTAATTCAAGGCATCATCATCGTGTCGGTGATTATGCTGTTATTTCTGATGAATTGGCGTACTGCCGTAATTACTCTGAGTGCAATTCCTCTGTCTCTGTTGATTGGCTTAATGTTCATGAAAGCTTTTGGCTTGGGCATTAACACCATGACCTTGGGCGGTTTAGTCGTAGCCATTGGTTCAGTTGTGGATGACTCAATCGTGGACATGGAGAACTGCTATCGGGGACTGCGAACCAATCAGGCACAGGGCAACCCGAAGCATCCCTTTGAGGTGGTGTATGAAACCTCTGTACAGGTGCGGTTAGCCGTGATTTTTTCCACAGTGATTATCGTAGTCGTTTTTGCACCAATTTTTAGTTTGACGGGCGTTGAAGGCAACATTTTTGCACCGATGGGTTTTGCATATTTGCTTTCCATCTGCGCGTCTACTTTGGTGGCCATGACCCTTTCACCTGCCTTGTGTACCATTCTGCTGGCAAATCAAACCCTACCGCAAGAAGGTACATTTATCTCACGTTGGGCAGAACGGTTATATAGTCCATTGTTAAATCTGTCGCTGCGATCGCCCCAAATTATTCTGGGTGTAGCACTTGCCGCCTTGGTTGCTGCTTTTGCGATTATTCCCTCCCTGGGACGGGTGTTTTTGCCGGAATTTCAGGAGAAATCATTGGTTAATTCAATGGTTTTATTTCCAGGAGTTTCCCTCGATATGACCAATCGGGCTGGGATAGCACTGTCTAGTGCGCTTAAAGATAATCCTTTGTATGAGTGGGTGCAAGTACGGGCAGGACGCACTCCAGGAGATGCAGATGGGGCGGGAGTGAGTATGGCTCATGTGGATGTAGAATTGAGCGATCGCGCCCTCGAAGACCGGGAAGCCAGTATTAAACAATTGCGGCAAGAGTTTAATAAACTGCCTGGTGTAGCATCTAACATTGGTGGATTTATTTCTCACCGTATGGATGAAGTGTTATCTGGGGTGAGAAGTGCGATCGCTGTGAAAATCTTTGGCCCGGATTTAACAGAACTGCGAAAGATTGGCGAACAAGTGCGAGATGTGATTCAGCCCATTGCTGGGGTTGTAGACTTGCAGCTTGAACCCCAACTGCCCATTCGTCAGGTACAAATTCATTATGATCGCGCAGCTGCTGCAACCTATGGATTGAGTATGGAGCAGTTGTCAAATGTGGTGGAAACTGCTTTAAATGGTCGTGTAGTGTCGCAAGTGGCTGAAAATCAGCAGCTTATTGATATTTCTATCTCCTTGACGGAGAAAGCCCGCAATAGTTTAGATGCCATTCGCGCTATTCCCATCACTACCCCTACTGGGCAAACTATCCAATTGGGTGTGGTTGCTAAAGTAGAGTACGGTATGGGAGCAAATGTTGTAAATCGGGAAGATGTGTCACGGCTAATTGTTGTTTCGGCAAATGTGGCCGAGCGCGATTTGGGCAGTGTCGTTGGCGATATTCAATCCCAAATTCAACAGAAAATCAAACTCCCCAATGGCTATTTCATCCAATACGGTGGACAGTTTGAATCGGAGCAGCGTGCTAGTAATAATCTCCTGGTATTTAGTATCTTGGCAGCGATCGCCATTGCGGTGTTGATGTTCTTCTCTGTTAAATCCCTCCCCGCGACAATCGCCATCATGCTCAATCTGCCTTTGGCTTTGGTGGGTGGTATTATCTCCATTGCTTTGAGTGGCGGTGTGATGTCGATCGCCTCTTTGATTGGATTCATTACCCTATTTGGTGTTGCTGTCCGCAATGGTTTGTTGTTGGTAGACAACTATAACAATAAGTTTGCTCAGGGAATGCCTCTTAAAGATGTGATTGTTAAAGGTTCTCTAGAGCGAGTTAATGCTATCCTGATGACCGCACTCACTTCTGCGCTGGGGATGCTGCCTTTGGCGATCGCCAGTGGCGCTGGAAATGAAATTCTGCAACCCTTAGCAATTGTAGTTTTGGGTGGTTTATTTACTTCTACAGCTTTGACTTTATTGGTTATTCCGGCTCTTTACGCCAAATTTGGCAAACAATTGATGCCTCAACAGAAAAGCGTTTTGGTTAACCAAAAATAG
- a CDS encoding tetratricopeptide repeat protein produces MKLNPSKYIIPYQGSANFVGRIDELAKIHEKLHTSRSVAISAAVAGMGGVGKTELATQYARQHQDDYLGGICWLNAREGNLATEIINQFKQFLKLEIPEELKGKPLEEQVWWCWHNWQPPEGLVLVVLDDVVNLESFYQLLPKVKRFRVLITTRLRNLDPDIEEIPLDVLSPEDALNLLTKLVGDTRVQKEKQQAQELCKRLGYLPLGLQLVGRYLRKKPLLSLDKMLQRLEEQRELLNQPQLTVDIPLQGVKAVFELSWKELKPTSQRMGEFLSLFVPTSIPWELVEYACKSLNWQELDIETANEQLYEHHLIEQLLEGEPLYKIHPLIRGFLQAKLEEAEHSNQFRQAFATALVEIAKTVPRTYATEPGIFTRESFDSVKDAIPHLEELVQNLTDAIKDEDLSQSFSMLGQFYRVQGFYKLYQSCHEKSVDLLQKRLGKTHPSFATCLVELGVSYLFQGQYIEAESILKEVLELRQKIFGEEHSDVAESFDLLGLVYRLQGKLEEAEPLLLKGLDLRKHLLGEENLQIVHSFINLAALYRVQGRFDEGEFLLQRALVIQEHFLGREHPDIARSMDKLGIVYRLQGNLEEAEQQHLQALELQRNFFREEDPPITEIKRSLADVYCNQGRLDDAEAILGEILKVQKSLWGDENRYVIKTIHKLAQIYRLRGKRAEEQESFAEAESFYRTALDLQNDLPEEDRKLIPAMLDLVQLYQDRKKGYKKGYKKAEPLLLKILEEQRCRSAEPQHLAKTLKSLGDLYRSNNRNNEARPFYQEAEQIYLDMLGDNDPNTFKYRGYLEHCQSILQTYSDDD; encoded by the coding sequence ATAAAGTTAAATCCCTCTAAATATATTATTCCTTATCAAGGTTCCGCCAACTTTGTTGGACGCATAGATGAACTTGCCAAAATTCACGAAAAATTACACACATCCCGTTCCGTAGCGATCTCTGCTGCTGTGGCAGGCATGGGTGGTGTGGGTAAAACAGAGTTGGCGACACAATATGCACGGCAACATCAAGATGATTATCTCGGTGGAATTTGCTGGTTAAATGCACGAGAAGGGAACTTAGCGACTGAGATTATCAACCAGTTTAAGCAATTTCTGAAATTAGAAATACCTGAAGAATTAAAGGGAAAGCCACTAGAAGAACAAGTGTGGTGGTGTTGGCACAATTGGCAACCGCCGGAAGGTTTAGTATTGGTTGTATTAGATGATGTTGTCAATTTAGAAAGCTTTTATCAATTACTGCCAAAAGTAAAACGTTTTCGGGTGTTAATAACAACACGATTGCGAAATCTCGATCCCGATATCGAAGAAATACCTTTGGATGTATTGTCGCCAGAAGATGCGTTGAATCTTTTAACAAAGTTGGTCGGTGACACACGAGTACAAAAAGAAAAACAGCAAGCACAAGAATTGTGTAAGAGGCTAGGCTATCTACCTTTGGGTTTGCAGTTGGTAGGGCGATATTTAAGGAAAAAACCTCTTTTGTCACTAGATAAAATGTTGCAACGACTGGAGGAACAGCGAGAACTTCTTAACCAGCCGCAGTTAACTGTTGATATCCCTTTGCAAGGAGTGAAAGCTGTATTTGAATTAAGCTGGAAAGAACTCAAACCAACATCACAGCGTATGGGCGAGTTTTTGAGCTTATTTGTACCAACTAGTATTCCGTGGGAACTTGTGGAGTATGCCTGTAAATCACTAAATTGGCAAGAGTTAGATATTGAAACTGCAAACGAGCAACTTTACGAACATCATTTAATTGAGCAATTGTTAGAGGGAGAACCTCTGTATAAAATACATCCCTTAATTAGAGGTTTTTTACAGGCGAAACTGGAAGAGGCAGAACACTCAAATCAATTTAGGCAAGCCTTTGCCACAGCTCTTGTAGAAATCGCCAAAACAGTGCCGAGAACATACGCTACTGAACCTGGAATATTCACCCGTGAAAGTTTTGATTCAGTTAAGGATGCTATTCCTCACTTAGAAGAATTAGTACAGAATCTGACTGATGCAATCAAGGATGAAGACCTGAGTCAGTCTTTTTCGATGTTGGGTCAATTTTATCGCGTTCAGGGTTTTTATAAGTTATATCAATCTTGTCATGAGAAAAGTGTGGATTTACTACAGAAACGTTTAGGAAAAACACATCCCTCATTTGCTACCTGCTTAGTTGAACTAGGAGTATCCTATCTATTTCAAGGACAATATATAGAAGCGGAATCGATACTGAAAGAAGTTCTAGAGTTACGGCAAAAAATTTTCGGAGAAGAACATTCTGATGTTGCAGAGAGCTTTGATCTTCTGGGCTTGGTCTACCGTCTTCAAGGAAAGTTGGAAGAGGCAGAACCCCTATTATTAAAAGGATTAGATTTACGAAAACACTTGTTAGGGGAAGAAAATCTTCAAATTGTACATAGTTTTATCAACTTAGCAGCACTTTATCGTGTTCAAGGAAGGTTTGACGAAGGAGAATTTTTATTGCAGAGAGCCTTAGTGATACAAGAGCATTTTTTAGGTAGAGAGCATCCTGATATTGCTCGAAGCATGGATAAGTTAGGAATTGTATATCGTCTTCAAGGAAACTTGGAAGAAGCAGAACAACAGCACCTACAAGCTTTAGAATTGCAAAGAAATTTCTTTAGAGAAGAAGATCCTCCTATCACTGAAATCAAGAGAAGTTTAGCAGATGTTTATTGCAATCAAGGGCGACTTGACGATGCTGAAGCAATTTTAGGCGAAATCTTAAAAGTACAAAAGAGCTTGTGGGGAGACGAAAATCGATATGTAATCAAGACTATTCACAAGCTGGCACAAATATACCGACTTCGGGGAAAACGTGCGGAAGAACAAGAAAGTTTCGCAGAAGCAGAATCTTTTTACCGTACAGCACTAGATTTACAAAATGATTTACCTGAAGAGGATCGTAAGCTGATTCCAGCTATGCTTGATCTTGTCCAACTCTACCAAGATCGAAAAAAAGGCTATAAGAAAGGTTATAAAAAAGCAGAACCCTTGCTTTTGAAAATATTAGAAGAGCAAAGATGTCGCTCAGCAGAACCTCAACATCTTGCTAAGACTTTGAAAAGCCTCGGAGACCTCTATCGTTCAAATAATAGAAACAATGAAGCAAGACCTTTCTATCAAGAAGCCGAGCAAATCTATTTGGATATGTTGGGTGACAATGATCCCAATACATTTAAGTATCGTGGATATTTGGAACATTGTCAGTCTATACTTCAGACATACAGTGACGATGATTAA
- a CDS encoding TM0106 family RecB-like putative nuclease yields MLINAEHLLQYQRCKRRPVLDAHGDKPQRDAPNELLLKLQQDKIAHRKSILAELGYYHKPNYSRGDWDAGHAATLELMQHGVEYIYRGVLLANYQNLADPENQDISPSLEYTLLSRPDLLVKQRGQSRFGDWMYVPTNIELGKRPKQEYQVVVAFHAQVLAQVQEITPEIAWLLLRTKDREYAVDLSKWIPKMQSILWEFIQALELPEPPEVFISRQKCNLCHWYNQCYAIAQSQQHLSLLPGVTPVRYEQLQALSINTVESLAHTSPLTLENLPGFTSLVAPKLIVQAQSVLQRRPFILPDSLPTEDLTFTAPVELYFDIEAQPDLDLDYLLGILVVDKQENTEKFYSFLAEKPEEEALIWQQFLDLVWQYPDAPIYHFCVYEVDTVKRLAKLYSTPNSSVRPVLNRFVDVYEQLTKSVALPIESYALKAIARWLGFEWREKEASGAKCIYWYDQWLETGDRTLLDIIQSYNEDDCRATRSVKDWLVQFVENESSWRLF; encoded by the coding sequence ATGTTAATCAATGCTGAACACCTACTGCAATATCAACGCTGTAAACGCCGACCTGTCTTAGATGCTCACGGCGATAAACCTCAGCGTGATGCGCCCAATGAGTTGCTACTCAAATTACAACAAGATAAAATCGCTCATCGTAAGAGTATTTTGGCAGAGTTGGGTTATTATCACAAACCAAATTACTCACGGGGTGACTGGGACGCAGGTCACGCGGCGACTTTAGAATTGATGCAGCATGGAGTTGAGTATATTTATCGCGGTGTGCTGTTAGCCAATTACCAAAATTTGGCAGATCCGGAAAATCAAGATATTTCCCCATCTTTAGAATACACTCTCCTCAGTCGCCCTGATTTACTGGTAAAACAGCGAGGACAGTCCCGGTTTGGCGATTGGATGTATGTACCAACAAATATCGAATTGGGTAAGCGTCCTAAGCAAGAATATCAAGTTGTGGTGGCGTTTCACGCTCAAGTATTGGCACAGGTGCAGGAAATTACGCCGGAAATAGCTTGGCTGCTGTTGCGTACCAAAGACAGGGAGTATGCAGTGGATTTATCCAAATGGATACCAAAAATGCAGAGCATTTTGTGGGAGTTTATCCAAGCATTAGAGTTACCAGAACCACCAGAAGTATTTATTTCTCGTCAGAAGTGCAATCTTTGCCATTGGTATAATCAATGTTATGCGATCGCGCAATCACAGCAACATCTTTCTTTGTTACCAGGAGTCACACCTGTTCGCTACGAACAACTCCAAGCTCTATCTATCAACACTGTGGAATCTCTCGCTCATACCAGTCCTCTCACCTTGGAAAACCTTCCTGGTTTCACCAGCTTAGTCGCACCCAAGTTGATTGTACAAGCGCAATCTGTACTGCAAAGACGGCCATTTATTTTACCTGATTCGTTACCAACTGAGGATCTGACATTTACGGCTCCTGTAGAGCTTTATTTTGATATTGAAGCACAACCAGATTTGGATTTAGATTATCTTTTGGGAATTTTGGTTGTTGATAAGCAAGAAAATACAGAAAAGTTTTATTCGTTTCTAGCAGAGAAACCAGAAGAGGAAGCATTAATTTGGCAGCAATTTCTAGATTTGGTTTGGCAATATCCTGATGCGCCAATTTATCATTTTTGTGTGTATGAAGTTGATACAGTTAAAAGGTTAGCGAAACTTTACAGCACTCCCAATTCTTCGGTGCGTCCTGTATTAAATCGTTTTGTGGATGTATATGAACAATTAACTAAAAGCGTCGCTTTACCTATAGAAAGTTATGCCCTGAAAGCCATTGCTCGCTGGTTGGGCTTTGAGTGGCGGGAAAAAGAAGCTAGTGGTGCTAAGTGTATTTACTGGTATGACCAGTGGCTAGAAACAGGCGATCGCACTTTGCTGGATATTATTCAAAGTTACAACGAAGATGATTGTCGCGCTACCCGGAGTGTGAAGGATTGGCTGGTGCAATTTGTGGAAAATGAATCTAGTTGGCGACTGTTTTGA
- a CDS encoding tyrosine-type recombinase/integrase: protein MQKLDAKPANYFATHLLQNGYDIPTVQQLLGHKDVKTTMIYLYPCSESGW from the coding sequence GTGCAAAAACTTGATGCGAAGCCGGCTAACTATTTTGCTACCCATTTATTACAAAACGGCTACGACATCCCTACAGTGCAGCAATTACTGGGACACAAGGATGTAAAAACCACGATGATTTATTTATACCCATGTTCGGAATCGGGGTGGTAA